In the Pseudochaenichthys georgianus chromosome 1, fPseGeo1.2, whole genome shotgun sequence genome, one interval contains:
- the mcoln1a gene encoding mucolipin-1a has protein sequence MADAVHRDSLEQEGLSGSMSPYGSTDGSGEQDHQSHSHGNNHSNHLFPTAEAGHWVGADQEEEAIRRKLKYFFMSPCDKYHAKGRKPYKLILQLLKIIIVTAQLVLFGLSNQVVVTFKEENTMTFKHLFLKDYDESSDNSYAVYKQSDVYDQIFYTVDQYLALPETTVGRYAYVYNVGFNGSALSLCQQYYKKGSIDPANDTFVIDPHIKTDCVGVDPLATPTGLLSTSYRNFTLKFHKLINVTIEFQLKAINLQTIIYNEIPDCYTFYIKILLDNKAHSGKVKIRLENQASIKECKDPSVSGHAENYTRVAFDVVVALVCTLSLLLCGRSILRGIILQQEYVNFFRETLDRQVCCADRLEFINGWYILLIISDILTITGSIVKIGIESKTISSYDLCGILLGISTLMVWVGVIRYLTFFQKYNILIVTLRAAFPNVIRFCCCVAVIYLGYCFCGWIVLGPYHVKFRSLSMVSECLFSLINGDDMFVTFSEMQESSTLVWLFSQVYLYTFISLFIYMVLSLFIALITGAYETIKHQTQGPIHITDLHAFIAECTDAPNSGKFRGLETSPCSFFCCCDRTTSYEDVLLVN, from the exons aGCAAGAAGGCCTATCGGGCTCCATGTCTCCCTACGGCTCCACAGACGGCAGCGGAGAGCAGGACCATCAGAGTCACAGTCATGGCAACAACCATAGCAACCATCTGTTTCCCACGGCTGAGGCGGGTCATTGGGTCGGGGCTGATCAGGAAGAGGAGGCCATTCGTAGGAAGTTAAAATACTTCTTCATGAGCCCTTGTGACAAATACCACGCCAAGGGCCGCAAGCCTTACAAGCTGATCCTGCAGCTGCTAAAGATCATTATTGTCACAGCGCAG TTGGTGCTGTTTGGCCTCAGTAACCAGGTGGTGGTGACCTTTAAGGAGGAGAACACTATGACCTTCAAGCACCTCTTTCTCAAAGACTATGACGAGTCATCAGACAATTCCTACGCTGTTTACAAGCAGAGCGACGTCTACGACCAGATCTTCTACACTGTGGATCAG TACCTGGCCTtaccagagaccacagtgggacGCTATGCATACGTGTACAATGTTGGTTTCAACGGCAGTGCGCTCTCCCTCTGCCAGCAGTACTACAAGAAGGGAAGCATCGACCCAGCCAATGACACGTTCGTTATAGACCCTCACATCAAAACAG ATTGTGTAGGTGTAGACCCGCTGGCCACACCCACAGGTCTGCTCTCCACCAGCTACAGGAACTTTACACTCAAGTTCCACAA GCTCATTAACGTCACTATAGAGTTCCAGTTGAAGGCCATCAATTTACAGACCATTATATACAACGAGATCCCAGACTGCTACACTTTTTACATAAAA ATACTCCTGGACAACAAGGCACACAGCGGCAAGGTGAAGATCCGGTTAGAAAACCAGGCTTCTATAAAGGAGTGTAAAGACCCGAGCGTCTCTGGACACG CTGAGAACTACACACGTGTAGCGTTTGATGTCGTTGTGGCTCTGGTGTGTACGCTGTCcctgctgctgtgtggacgctccATACTGCGAGGCATCATACTGCAGCAG GAGTATGTGAATTTCTTCAGGGAGACTCTGGATCGTCAAGTGTGCTGTGCAGATCGGCTGGAGTTCATTAACGGATGGTATATCCTCCTTATCATCAGCGACATCCTCACCATCACTGGCAGCATCGTCAAAATCGGCATTGAGTCTAAG ACTATTTCCTCATACGACTTGTGTGGCATCCTGTTGGGAATCTCCACACTCATGGTGTGGGTCGGAGTCATTCGCTATCTCACATTCTTCCAGAAGTACAAT ATCCTGATCGTGACACTTAGAGCAGCGTTCCCCAATGTGATCCGGTTCTGCTGCTGCGTGGCCGTCATCTATCTGGGATACTGCTTCTGTGGCTGGATCGTCCTGGGACCGTACCACGTCAAG TTCCGCTCTCTATCCATGGTGTCAGAGTGCCTCTTCTCCCTGATTAACGGGGACGACATGTTCGTGACTTTCTCGGAGATGCAGGAGAGCAGCACCCTGGTGTGGCTGTTCAGCCAAGTGTACCTGTACACCTTCATCTCCCTCTTCATCTACATGGTGCTGTCGCTGTTTATCGCTCTCATCACAGGAGCCTACGAGACCATCAAG CACCAAACCCAAGGACCCATCCACATCACAGACCTGCATGCCTTCATAGCAGAGTGCACGGACGCACCAAACTCAGGGAAGTTCAGAGGACTGGAGACCTCGCCGTGCTCTTTCTTCTGCTGCTGTGACAG AACGACGTCATATGAGGATGTCCTGCTTGTGAACTGA